A single genomic interval of Salinarchaeum sp. IM2453 harbors:
- a CDS encoding VanZ family protein, translating to MQIPLPLFSRRVRWAGVIIIAGLILYSSLLTVPETVVDEVQPDSVVTNEASSSASTGGDSGFGLISLSHWRHLTAYFVFACVLAYATDHWQLPRWRHALIVIGLAAGYGALMEVGQIFVPHRSSFLLSDVLINTIGASGVMLWYLARPYLTLRPVSAFLPSSER from the coding sequence ATGCAGATTCCACTGCCGTTGTTCTCCCGCCGTGTTCGATGGGCCGGGGTGATCATTATTGCAGGTTTGATCCTGTACTCCTCGTTACTAACCGTCCCCGAGACCGTTGTTGATGAGGTTCAACCCGACTCAGTCGTCACCAATGAGGCTTCCTCAAGTGCTAGCACAGGTGGCGACTCAGGATTTGGTCTGATTTCATTGAGCCATTGGCGACACCTGACTGCATACTTTGTCTTTGCTTGTGTCTTAGCATATGCAACTGATCACTGGCAGCTTCCCCGTTGGCGCCATGCACTGATTGTGATTGGGCTTGCTGCTGGCTATGGCGCCCTAATGGAAGTCGGGCAGATCTTTGTCCCTCATCGCAGTTCGTTTCTTCTCAGTGATGTTCTCATCAATACCATTGGTGCCAGCGGTGTCATGCTCTGGTATCTTGCTCGCCCCTATCTCACCCTGCGACCAGTCTCAGCCTTTCTGCCTTCCTCAGAACGCTAA
- a CDS encoding VanZ family protein — MQVPLPLFSRRLRWAGVLVIAGFILYSSLLTVPETVVDDTQPDSIPINYWRHLVAYCVLACSLAYATDHWQLPRWRHALIVIGLAAGYGALIEAGQAFVPHRSSFLVSDVVVNTIGASGVMLWYLARPYLSLRPVSAFLSPLLQFVLRD; from the coding sequence ATGCAGGTTCCGCTGCCATTGTTCTCTCGTCGGCTCCGATGGGCTGGGGTCCTTGTTATCGCTGGCTTTATTTTGTATTCGTCCTTGCTGACGGTTCCAGAGACCGTTGTGGATGACACACAGCCGGATTCAATTCCGATCAACTACTGGCGACATCTTGTTGCATACTGTGTGCTTGCCTGTTCGCTGGCATATGCAACTGATCACTGGCAGCTTCCTCGTTGGCGCCATGCACTGATTGTGATTGGGCTTGCTGCTGGCTATGGAGCCTTAATCGAGGCCGGGCAGGCCTTTGTTCCTCATCGCAGTTCGTTCCTCGTTAGTGATGTTGTTGTCAATACCATTGGTGCCAGCGGTGTCATGCTTTGGTACCTTGCTCGTCCCTATCTCTCCCTGCGACCAGTCTCAGCGTTTTTGTCACCGCTTTTGCAGTTCGTTCTTCGTGATTAG
- a CDS encoding nucleotidyltransferase family protein, translating into MNGVVPAAGKGTRLRPRTDEIPKGLVDVAGRPLLSYVFDQLLESGVTQLYVIVGYKADQIIREFGDTYNGVSITYLYQREQRGLGHAILQAESHLQDSDEPFVVLNGDNIVGGTIQEPITVGRQPGVDAVIGIETADQQTAQQTGVVVTDEDGQVTNVIEKPTEPPTTQITTGCYVLPTEIFPALRLVQPSDRGEIELADAVDLLISARMHVQAVPIEGPRVNVNIPEDITQAEKVISSR; encoded by the coding sequence ATGAACGGTGTTGTCCCAGCAGCAGGCAAAGGCACACGGCTGCGACCACGAACGGATGAGATTCCAAAAGGGCTGGTCGATGTGGCCGGACGGCCGCTGTTGTCCTATGTCTTTGATCAACTGCTGGAGAGTGGCGTGACACAGCTGTATGTCATTGTGGGCTACAAAGCTGACCAGATCATCCGTGAATTCGGTGATACATACAACGGCGTCTCAATCACGTATCTCTATCAGCGTGAACAGCGGGGACTTGGGCATGCAATATTACAGGCCGAATCACATCTTCAGGACAGTGATGAACCGTTTGTTGTGCTAAATGGGGATAATATCGTCGGGGGAACAATACAAGAGCCAATCACAGTCGGGAGACAACCCGGAGTTGATGCCGTCATCGGCATTGAGACAGCTGATCAACAGACAGCACAACAGACAGGGGTGGTGGTAACTGATGAAGACGGGCAGGTGACAAATGTGATTGAAAAGCCAACGGAGCCACCAACAACACAGATCACGACCGGCTGTTATGTGTTGCCAACGGAGATTTTCCCAGCATTGCGGCTCGTGCAACCGTCTGATCGCGGAGAGATTGAACTAGCAGACGCCGTTGATCTGCTGATCAGCGCCCGAATGCATGTCCAGGCAGTCCCAATTGAAGGACCACGGGTGAATGTCAATATCCCAGAAGATATCACGCAAGCTGAGAAAGTGATTTCGAGCAGATAG
- a CDS encoding type IV pilin — MIRNLLSADSDESERSRGVSPVIGVILMVAITIILAAVIGAFVLGFGTDTETPPNTAWDSSQDPVSIGDDGLESDDDLNVTFTLETTDRTIDGSNLNVVLTGDGEVDGDDIDLNDETYSAGSSIVVGTADNVDVDITDTEGINPDDQIRIVWEGDDTSSTLTIHTIN; from the coding sequence ATGATACGAAACTTATTATCCGCCGATTCAGATGAATCGGAGCGTTCACGAGGAGTCTCTCCCGTTATTGGGGTCATCCTCATGGTTGCAATCACTATTATCCTTGCCGCTGTCATCGGTGCATTTGTACTCGGATTCGGCACAGATACCGAAACACCACCAAACACTGCATGGGACTCGAGTCAGGATCCAGTTAGTATCGGTGATGATGGTTTAGAGTCAGATGATGACCTTAATGTAACATTCACCTTAGAGACAACCGATCGGACAATTGATGGGTCAAATCTAAATGTTGTCCTCACTGGTGATGGAGAAGTTGATGGGGATGATATCGACCTGAATGATGAGACGTACAGCGCTGGAAGTTCAATCGTTGTTGGAACTGCTGACAATGTTGATGTTGACATAACGGATACTGAGGGGATTAACCCAGATGATCAGATCCGAATTGTCTGGGAAGGTGACGATACCTCATCGACTCTAACAATACACACGATCAACTAA
- a CDS encoding NAD-dependent epimerase/dehydratase family protein — MNVVLTGGAGFIGSHLTERLHNSGHTVTVVDDCSNGQPDRLPDAVTFIEQDISQPDSLRSIVSDNHDVIFHLAARKAVNDANPRDQFQENTAMTQEVLAAAQEHAITDIFFTSSSTVYGEAPRPTPEDYAPLEPISAYGASKLACESLLSAAAHTTDLTVYTVRFANIVGPRLRGAVIPDFIQKLQHTPETLEILGDGRQQKSYMHIEDCLDAMIHVYEHATGPVATYNLGTRTTTSVDRIAEIVSEEMQLAPTFEYTGGNRGWKGDVPKMRLSIEKLSALGWTPAYESTQAVRRATQELYAEL; from the coding sequence ATGAACGTAGTACTGACCGGGGGTGCTGGATTTATTGGCTCACATTTAACAGAACGACTGCACAACAGTGGCCATACGGTTACTGTTGTTGATGATTGCTCGAATGGGCAGCCAGACCGGCTTCCAGATGCTGTTACATTTATTGAACAGGATATTAGCCAGCCAGATTCGCTTCGGTCAATCGTCTCAGACAACCATGATGTCATCTTCCATCTTGCTGCCCGAAAAGCCGTTAACGATGCTAACCCACGAGATCAGTTTCAGGAAAACACAGCGATGACACAGGAAGTGCTGGCTGCTGCACAGGAGCATGCCATTACCGATATTTTCTTTACCTCAAGTTCAACCGTCTACGGCGAAGCTCCACGTCCAACTCCAGAGGATTATGCGCCATTAGAACCGATCAGCGCATATGGTGCCAGCAAGCTTGCCTGTGAAAGCCTGTTATCGGCGGCTGCACATACAACTGATCTGACCGTGTATACGGTCCGGTTTGCAAATATTGTTGGCCCCCGGCTTCGTGGCGCTGTGATTCCGGATTTTATCCAGAAGCTACAGCACACGCCTGAAACACTTGAGATCTTAGGGGATGGTCGCCAGCAAAAATCATACATGCACATCGAGGACTGTCTTGATGCCATGATACATGTCTATGAGCATGCTACCGGCCCGGTCGCAACATATAACCTTGGCACCCGCACGACAACGTCTGTTGATCGAATTGCTGAGATTGTCAGCGAGGAGATGCAACTTGCGCCAACTTTTGAATATACCGGGGGAAATCGTGGCTGGAAAGGTGATGTTCCAAAGATGCGGCTGTCAATTGAGAAGCTATCAGCCCTTGGCTGGACACCTGCGTATGAAAGCACACAGGCTGTTCGACGGGCAACACAGGAACTATACGCTGAACTTTGA
- the aglF gene encoding UTP--glucose-1-phosphate uridylyltransferase AglF, producing the protein MDAVVLAAGEGTRLRPLTEDTPKAMVGVNGKPILTHCFEQLVDVGADQLVVVVGYKKEQIIEHYGDSFQGVPVTYTHQREPKGLAHALLTAEEYVNDEFMLMLGDNIFQANLEDVVQRHNESRADAAFLVEEVPWEEASRYGVCDTNDYGTITDVIEKPDDPPSNLVMTGFYTFTPAIFHACHLVQPSDRGEYELSDAIDLLLESGRTIDAIPLNGWRIDVGYPEDRDRAEQRLQAEKASKAETSKEV; encoded by the coding sequence ATGGATGCTGTTGTGCTGGCAGCCGGCGAAGGCACCCGGCTTCGGCCACTAACGGAAGACACTCCAAAAGCGATGGTTGGGGTTAATGGCAAACCGATCCTAACACACTGCTTTGAGCAGTTAGTCGACGTTGGAGCAGATCAGCTGGTGGTCGTTGTGGGCTACAAAAAAGAACAGATTATCGAACACTATGGAGACAGTTTCCAGGGAGTTCCGGTCACATATACACACCAGCGTGAGCCAAAGGGACTGGCACATGCATTGCTCACAGCCGAAGAGTATGTTAATGATGAGTTCATGCTCATGCTTGGTGATAACATTTTCCAGGCAAATCTGGAGGACGTAGTCCAGCGACACAACGAATCCCGGGCTGACGCAGCATTCCTTGTCGAGGAGGTCCCCTGGGAGGAAGCATCGCGGTATGGCGTCTGTGATACAAACGACTACGGGACAATTACGGACGTTATCGAGAAACCGGATGACCCCCCATCGAACCTCGTCATGACCGGCTTTTATACGTTTACGCCAGCGATTTTCCATGCCTGTCATCTGGTCCAGCCATCTGATCGGGGTGAGTACGAACTCTCAGATGCGATTGATTTACTTCTAGAATCAGGGCGGACGATTGATGCAATTCCACTTAATGGATGGCGAATTGATGTTGGGTATCCGGAAGATCGAGATCGGGCCGAACAGCGCTTGCAAGCAGAAAAAGCAAGCAAAGCAGAAACATCCAAAGAAGTATAA